In the Paenibacillus sp. FSL R7-0337 genome, GACGGTTATATTCTAATTCATCTAGAGCCGCAGTCGTATCGGGATAACCGGTTTCATGAACGGATGTTTATCTATTTCAGCCGTCTGTTTGAGCGCTACCGCAAAGAGCATAAGCTGATTATTCCGATTGCCATCTTCACTTCAGATGAGATCAGAGAAGAGCAGGACACCTTGGAGATGGTTATTCCTGAGCACCAGATTTTGCGCTTCCAGTTTCTAAAGGTGGAATTGCGTAAGCAGAACTGGCGAAGATTTATTGATTCGGACAATGCAGTGGCTGCTGCGTTACTAGCCAAGATGGGGTATACTACAAGAGAAGCAAGAGAAGTGCGCCGGGAGTTCCTGCGCATGTTCATGAAGCTGAAGACACGACTTGATCAAGGTCGGCTGGCGCTTGTGATGTCAGTGGCAGATTTATATTTCAAGCCGGACCGGGCCCAGGATGAAGAGATCATAAAAGAATTAATGATACAATACCCGGAGGAGGGTGAAGCGATTATGGAACTCATGCCAGCCTGGAAGCGTTGGGGATATGAAGAGGGTATAGCTGAAGGAATAGAAAAAGGGATAGAACAAGGAATAGAACAAGGAATAGAGCAAGGAATAGAACAAGGCCAGGCGGAGATTATCCGTAAATTACTGCTTCACGGATTTACCCCGGAAGAGGTATCCAAAGCGTTGGAGTTACCGGTGGAAAAGATTAAGAAGCTGATGTAAGCAGGCTTTCCCTAAATAACGTATACGCACACAGAGAGACCGTCTACCCTAAGACGGTCTCTTTGGTGCGATTCTTTTTTTATTCGATAAAGCTCTTCGTCGCCTCATACATTTGGGCTGCATATTCGTCAATCTGGTCCCGTGACATGCGCAGACGGTCCACAGAAGTGCCGTATCCGATCTCTTGGAGTCCCTCAGCGAGTCCCTGGAAAATCCCGTCCGTGAACGCAGCTAACGGCTCGCCGTGTACATGCAGCCCTGTTCCGCCGAGATCTGTATTTACGGCCGGCGGTGCCACCTCAAGCTTCGCCAATGGAATAATAGTTCATCTGGAGACCTCCAAGTGATTATTTAGGTGTCGACAGTTATAGGATACGACTTAAACCATGGTTTAAGTCAACCTCATTTTCTGGAGTCTGTTAAAATATGGTTTCCGGCAGGTTTGCCATTTTGCTATAGTATAAGAATGCGTTTACAATAAATTGGAAAGATCCAAAAATAGGAGGACTACCAAATGACCAAGACTAATTTCGCAGCATACCAGTGGATGAATGAAGGGACGATCCGGTTTGAGGAAGATACAGTGATTATGAGTGCGCCTGCAAAAAGCGATTTTTTCTGCAATAACGGGGCAGTTGCGGAAGAAGGGCTGACGCCTGAGAATCTGACTAATGCGCCGTTCTTCTATACTGAAGTATCCGGGGATTTCGTGCTGCGGGTGAAGGTGAGTCATGACTTCCGGGACACGTACGATTCTTCTTCCATTATGATGATGCAGGATCTGTCGGTCTGGGCGAAGGCCTGCTTTGAGCTGACAGATTTCGATACCCATGCGGTGGTCAGCGTAGTTACGAACCAGACCTCGGATGACGCGAATGGCTGCAATATTGAGGGCAATGAGGTATGGCTGCAGGCCGCAAGGTCCGGGAATGCTTTTGCTTTTCATTATTCGACGGATGGCGTACAGTTTGATATGATGCGTTTCTTTACCCTTCCGGTGGGAGATACGGTCAAGGTCGGATTGTTAGCGCAAGCCCCTACCGGCGATGGCGGGGATAGAATATACAAGGATTTCTCACTGGAACAGCGGACGGTGAAAAATATAAGAGCCGGCGTCTAGCCGGCTTAGTTTGAACGCTTGGCCTGTCGGGGCCAGATGAAATAAGTAACAGTGATGATCAGGTCAATACCGACCACCACGGACCATACGGTCAGGATACTTAACAGGGCTTCCGTACGGGCGGCGTCGTCAATCCACATTATGAGACCATAGAGAATACCGGCAGCGAGCACAAAAGAGAGCAAATGCTTCACCCAGCCCTGAAAATAATGCTTGGCATGGTCCATGCCGTAACGCTTGGCCGGCTTCGCTCCTTGCTTGGTAACATAGTAGCGAAAGCGTTCGTCGGCCCAGGCGATCATGCTTTTACCGAATACAATGGACACGGAGATATACACAGCTGCAAGCGCATGTGCTGTCGTAGCGGTAGCACCTTGTGCCAAATCCACGCCGGAGATCATCAACAGAAGGATATCGAGGACCGGAGTCATCGCCAGCAAAATCAGCCCCAGTGTTGGCCGCTTGAAGATATAACGCGCTGTAAAGCCTGCAAGAATAACCACCCAGAACAATACCTCACAGGTAACAATCGCCCATGCAACCAGATTCATATCGCACCCCTTGTTATAGTTGATAGTAAGTATAGCTTAGTCGAAGTATATCAGCGGATTTTAAATAATACAACCGTATTATTTAAATTGTGCTTATCAATTCCGGTATGCTACAATATGGTCATGCCAAAAATTGTAGATCATTCCGAACGAAAATCGAATATTGCCGAAGCCACCTGGCGGGTCATTATCCGGCAGGGAATCAAAGGGGCTACAGTGCGTAATATTGCTGCCGAGGCGGGTGTATCCTTGGGTGCGCTGCGCCATTATTTCTCTACCCAGCAGGAATTGCTGGAGTTTGCTATGAATCTGGTGAAGGAGCGCGTAACAGCGAGAATTGTGTACATTATGCAGTCGGAGCTTCCTCCACGGGAGCAGATCTTGCAGGTGCTGCTCGAGCTGCTTCCTACGGACGACAGCAGCATGGCTGAGATGGAGGTATGGTTCGCATTTACCTTCCATCTCAAGACTGGCGGGGAGAGAGCTACTGAGCTTAATGATGCGATCTATCCGCTGATTGTCCAAATTATTGACTATCTGGATCATCATGCGCTCTTCAAGCCGGGGCTGGACAAGGGCGATGAAGCCGAGCGGCTATATGCCCTGATTGATGGCCTGGCTCTTCATGCCATGCTTGAGCCTGACCGGATGAATAAACAACGTGTGATCCGTGTGCTGAATGTTCATCTGGAATCTATCTGCAGAAGTGGAGCGGAACGGTAGAGCCGTCCGCTCCGCTTTCTATTTCTACCAAATTGTTCTAGAATGAATAGGTGCATATAGCAACCGGTTGGCGGGACCCGCCGGATTCAGAGAGGAGCAAGGGATTAATGAAATACCGCAGATTAGGTGGGACCGGACTTAAGGTCAGTGAGATCAGCCTGGGAAGCTGGTTGACCTACGGAGGTTATGTAGAGCAGGACAATGCCGTTAAGGCCATTGAAACCGCTTACTCCCTGGGCATTAATTTTTTTGATACCGCGAATGTCTATGAGAAGGGGGCGGCGGAAAAGGTGCTGGGAGCCACCCTAAGCAGCTATCCGCGCGAATCCTATGTCCTGGCGACCAAGGTATTCGGGGTAATGGGTGACGGGCCCAATGACCGGGGCCTGTCCCGTAAGCATATTACCGAGCAATGCCATGCCAGCCTGAAGCGGCTGGGCGCTGAATATGTGGATCTGCTCTACTGTCACCGGTATGATCCGGAGACCCCGATCGAAGAGACGCTGCGGGCACTGGATGATCTGGTCCGTCAGGGCAAGGTGATGTATGTGGGAGTCAGTGAATGGACAGCGGCGCAGATGACCGAAGCTTTTGCGGTTGCCGACCGGTATCTGCTGGATCATATCGTGGTCAATCAGCCGGTCTATAATATGTTTGAACGTTATATCGAGAAGGAGATTATCCCGCTTGGGCTGCGCAAGGGAATCGGACAAGTCGTATTCTCCCCGCTCGCTCAAGGTCTGCTGACCGGCAAATACAGCTCGGTCTCCGATATTCCGGCAGACAGCCGGGCTGCCCGGCTCGACTGGATGCGTAAAGGAATTACGGAGGAGAAGATTACGAAGGTTCAGGAGCTGGGCAAGGTTGCCGCTGAACTGGATATCTCTGTAGGCAACCTGGCACTGGCCTGGATTCTGCGCCAGTCTAATGTATCCAGTGCCTTGGTGGGCGCGAGCCGCCCTGAGCAGGTGGAGGAGAATGTAAAGGCTTCCGGCATTGAGCTGAATGAGGATATACTGACACGAATTGATGAAATTATCGGTTAAGAGAGAGGGAGGATACAGATGAAGGTTCTATTTATCGGAGGAACGGGGCTTATTAGTCAGGCGGTTTCCCGGCTGGCAGTGGAACGGGGAATAGAACTGTATCTGTTCAACCGTGGAGAACGCAGCAGCTTCGTGCCGCAGGGTGCACAGGTGATACACGGTGATATCCGTGACAAGGAGCAGGCATCCGAAGCGCTGAAGGGGTATGACTTCGATGTTGTAGTCGACTGGATTGCCTTCACGCCAGAGCATGTGCAGACAGATATTGACCTGTTCACTGGCAAGACGCGGCAGTATATCTATATTAGCTCGGCTTCCGCTTACCAGAAGCCCCAGCGTAATTATCTGATTACCGAAGAGACTCCGCTGGTGAATCCCTACTGGCAGTATTCCCGGGACAAGATTGCTTCCGAGGAACTGCTTATGGAAGCGTACCAGAGCAGCGGCTTCCCGGTGACGATTGTCCGTCCCTCGCATACTTACGGAGATACAGCCATTCCGGCGGCGCTGACCAGCTGGAGCCATCCATGGTCCTTGGTGGAACGCATCCGCAAGGGACAGCCGCTCGTTATTCATGGCGATGGCACCTCTCTATGGACATTGACCCATAATACGGATTTTGCCAAAGGCTTCGTTGGTTTGCTGGGACTCCAGGAAGCGATTGGAGAAGCGGTTCATATTACCTCGGATGAGGTGCTGAACTGGAATCAGATCTATGCCGCCATCGGGGAGGCAGCCGGCCGTGAGCCGAAGGTTGTACACATGTCTACGGACTTCATTGCTGCGAATACTCCAGCGGGAACGGCGGACGGACTGGTCGGGGATCAGGCAGTCAGCAGTGTATTCGACAACAGCAAGATCAAACGTCTGGTGCCTGACTTCCAGGCCACCCTGCCGTTCGCGGAAGGCGTGAAGCGGTCGGTTGCCTGGTTCGAAGCCCAGCCGGAACGCTGCACCTCAGACCATGACTGGTCCAAGATGCTGGACGGATTGATCGCCAGGCACGGCGTCGATGCGAAGCTGCTTAGCTATTATGTATAAGTAGATTTTATAGATACAAGTCCTATAGATTACGCCGAGCAGGTGCTGTCCGTTAACGGATAGCGCCTGTTTTGCTTGCGAAGCCTTCCACCCTGAATATTAGGGATTGAGTAGGACGTTACGTCACAGTTTATAATAAAAAAACACGGTACTTATAAATCTAAAACGGTAATACATGGGGGGATTATATGGAGCTCACGGTGGGCAAATTCGCCAGCGCTGTTAATACGACGATAAGGACACTAAGACATTATGAGAAAATCGGGCTTCTTGTTCCCGGAAAGAAAAACGATGCCAATCAGAAAATTTATGCTAGAGATGATCTCAAGAAATTCTATAACATACAGTTGCTTAAGAGTATGGGCTGGCCGCTAACCGAAATCAAACAAATGCTTGAAGAGACCGTGTATTCTTTTGGAGAAATGGTGGAAATGCAGGAGGCTGTGCTTCTTGATAAGCGAAAAATAATAAACGAATCCTTGGACATGATAGCCCGAATCAAGAAGGTAATGAATGAAACGGGCGATTTGAGCAATGAAGATCTGATGTTGCTCATGAATGCGATCCGGTTAGAAGAAGATCAAAGAACGATTTTACAACAATACTTCCCTGCAACCACGGTAGATAAAATCATGCCCAAAAATAAACAGCAACAGATAGCATTCGATCGGTTAAACCGGAGGTTATTGTCTCTTTTTCAGACATCCATTGACAGCGGACTGCGTCCTGATAGTCAAGAAGTACAGCGGGAGTTACAGGAAGTATTAGCCCTTGTTCCGGTATCTATGAACGAGCTTTTTCATTCAGATCGGGGCTCCAACAAACCATCGGACATTTTAAGAGCTTTGTTGCCTGATGATATGGCTGAATTTTTTGCTGAAGCGGTTCATGTCTTTTATAACAACCAGTTTGAAGGAAGGGGGGAATAGAAATTGAGTGAATTAAGTACTCGGCAACATAATAAATGGCTGATCCAGATTGGGTTAGGTTTAGTGCCATTTCTGGTTTTAGGCGCAGCACTCATTGCAATTTTCCGGTGGGGTGAAATCATTCCCTATATCCAGTCCTTGTTTGTTCCCAGTGGGATGTCTTTTCTTGAAGTTACGTTGCTGGGTCTGTTCGTGGGTACGATTGTAGTGCTTATCTCAGTCGGTCTTATCATAACAACTAAAACGGTGCTTCCTCAGTCGGAAGGTACGGAGATTATACGTAATATCATGAGAACTCCAAGCGGCATTGCCGTCAGCTCACTGGGCGGAGGAATTGTAGAAGAATTTTTCTTCAGGGGCGTATTAATTGGACTGTTTACAGGTTATGGCTCTTTCCTTGATGGAGTTGTGATTGTCATAAGTACTTTTTTATTTTGGGTTATTCATATCCCACAGTATAAAGGGGTACATTTGGCTTACGCATTAGTATTCATTAATGGCCTGATATTTGCTTTATTGTTCTATTTTACGGATTCGTTGATTTCATCGATTATTGCCCATGCCATTTATAATCTGGGTATAGGAATCTACTTTATGAAGCTTACGAAATAATCCCCATGTCAGGCTGCTGCGAGGTTATAGCATGAAACCGGGATTCGTGAATATACTCTCACTACCGAAATCCCCACGAGTAAAGGAGTCCTGGCCATGCCGACACATCCTTACGTCTCCCGTTTTTTTGTGAATACCGATGCACGCCGTGACAAGCTGGTTTATGATTTGCCGGAAGCCTGGTGGAGCCGCCCGTATGAATACGAATGGTGTACGCATTTCATCTCACCGCATGATGTGGTACTGGACGCAGCCTGCGGAATCTCTCACCCGCTCAAATTCTATCTTGCCGAGCATAGCGCTGAGGTGTATGCCTGCGATAAGGATGCCCGGATTCTGTCGCATAAAGCGATAATGGAGAATATCACCGAGGATGCCGGAGCAACTGCAGCCCGCCAGGTGGAGGCCGGACCTGTGAACAGGCTGCATCTCGCCCAGGCTGATCTGACCTCACTGCCTTATGAGGATGAGAGCTTTGATACAGTTTTTTGTATCTCGGTGCTGGAGCATCTGTCTGTTCAGGAGGCGGTGCTGGCAGTCCGCGAATTCCATAGAACGCTTAACGGAGAAGGTCTGCTGGTGCTGACCTTTGACCATCCGACTGTCAACCTGCCACGGATGAACGAGATTCTGCTGCAGGCCGGATTCCAGTATTGGGGCGAGACGGACTTCAATCTTCCGGCAGATGCGGTGCGGACAGATCAGTGGGGCGGCCTGAGCTGCTTCCGGGCAGTGCTTAAAAAAGCTCAAATCTAGCAAAGTTCATCCATCATTTGGTTGTTTCCTTCCATTGTAGTAGAATAGCTTCAAGGGCATAAGAAAGAAGGAGACAATCTCATGGGGATGATCGGCAATTATCTGGCGGTACCTGCTGAATTACTTCAGTCGATCCGTGCGGAAGAAGTGAGCCTGCACGAAATTGGGCCTAAGCTGGATATTGATAAGTCCTGGCAAGCCCTGCACTATATACTGAATGGCGGACAGGAAGGCAATTCTTCGCCTCTGGGTGCTGTTGTTCCTCTGACCAGTCATTATATCGGGCACTTGTCCGATGCCGAGGTGTTCGCCCTGGAACCGGATGAGGTGAAGCTAACCGCAGAGGC is a window encoding:
- a CDS encoding Rpn family recombination-promoting nuclease/putative transposase gives rise to the protein MPHDEAFKKLLETFFQEFIELFFPELDAMLDYSETRFLMQELLVDIVGEEARELDLLLEIRYKGLDGYILIHLEPQSYRDNRFHERMFIYFSRLFERYRKEHKLIIPIAIFTSDEIREEQDTLEMVIPEHQILRFQFLKVELRKQNWRRFIDSDNAVAAALLAKMGYTTREAREVRREFLRMFMKLKTRLDQGRLALVMSVADLYFKPDRAQDEEIIKELMIQYPEEGEAIMELMPAWKRWGYEEGIAEGIEKGIEQGIEQGIEQGIEQGQAEIIRKLLLHGFTPEEVSKALELPVEKIKKLM
- a CDS encoding aldo/keto reductase family protein, with protein sequence MKYRRLGGTGLKVSEISLGSWLTYGGYVEQDNAVKAIETAYSLGINFFDTANVYEKGAAEKVLGATLSSYPRESYVLATKVFGVMGDGPNDRGLSRKHITEQCHASLKRLGAEYVDLLYCHRYDPETPIEETLRALDDLVRQGKVMYVGVSEWTAAQMTEAFAVADRYLLDHIVVNQPVYNMFERYIEKEIIPLGLRKGIGQVVFSPLAQGLLTGKYSSVSDIPADSRAARLDWMRKGITEEKITKVQELGKVAAELDISVGNLALAWILRQSNVSSALVGASRPEQVEENVKASGIELNEDILTRIDEIIG
- a CDS encoding TetR family transcriptional regulator C-terminal domain-containing protein — protein: MPKIVDHSERKSNIAEATWRVIIRQGIKGATVRNIAAEAGVSLGALRHYFSTQQELLEFAMNLVKERVTARIVYIMQSELPPREQILQVLLELLPTDDSSMAEMEVWFAFTFHLKTGGERATELNDAIYPLIVQIIDYLDHHALFKPGLDKGDEAERLYALIDGLALHAMLEPDRMNKQRVIRVLNVHLESICRSGAER
- a CDS encoding class I SAM-dependent methyltransferase — protein: MPTHPYVSRFFVNTDARRDKLVYDLPEAWWSRPYEYEWCTHFISPHDVVLDAACGISHPLKFYLAEHSAEVYACDKDARILSHKAIMENITEDAGATAARQVEAGPVNRLHLAQADLTSLPYEDESFDTVFCISVLEHLSVQEAVLAVREFHRTLNGEGLLVLTFDHPTVNLPRMNEILLQAGFQYWGETDFNLPADAVRTDQWGGLSCFRAVLKKAQI
- a CDS encoding SDR family oxidoreductase; translation: MKVLFIGGTGLISQAVSRLAVERGIELYLFNRGERSSFVPQGAQVIHGDIRDKEQASEALKGYDFDVVVDWIAFTPEHVQTDIDLFTGKTRQYIYISSASAYQKPQRNYLITEETPLVNPYWQYSRDKIASEELLMEAYQSSGFPVTIVRPSHTYGDTAIPAALTSWSHPWSLVERIRKGQPLVIHGDGTSLWTLTHNTDFAKGFVGLLGLQEAIGEAVHITSDEVLNWNQIYAAIGEAAGREPKVVHMSTDFIAANTPAGTADGLVGDQAVSSVFDNSKIKRLVPDFQATLPFAEGVKRSVAWFEAQPERCTSDHDWSKMLDGLIARHGVDAKLLSYYV
- a CDS encoding MerR family transcriptional regulator, producing MELTVGKFASAVNTTIRTLRHYEKIGLLVPGKKNDANQKIYARDDLKKFYNIQLLKSMGWPLTEIKQMLEETVYSFGEMVEMQEAVLLDKRKIINESLDMIARIKKVMNETGDLSNEDLMLLMNAIRLEEDQRTILQQYFPATTVDKIMPKNKQQQIAFDRLNRRLLSLFQTSIDSGLRPDSQEVQRELQEVLALVPVSMNELFHSDRGSNKPSDILRALLPDDMAEFFAEAVHVFYNNQFEGRGE
- a CDS encoding DUF1349 domain-containing protein, whose translation is MTKTNFAAYQWMNEGTIRFEEDTVIMSAPAKSDFFCNNGAVAEEGLTPENLTNAPFFYTEVSGDFVLRVKVSHDFRDTYDSSSIMMMQDLSVWAKACFELTDFDTHAVVSVVTNQTSDDANGCNIEGNEVWLQAARSGNAFAFHYSTDGVQFDMMRFFTLPVGDTVKVGLLAQAPTGDGGDRIYKDFSLEQRTVKNIRAGV
- a CDS encoding DUF1877 family protein; the protein is MGMIGNYLAVPAELLQSIRAEEVSLHEIGPKLDIDKSWQALHYILNGGQEGNSSPLGAVVPLTSHYIGHLSDAEVFALEPDEVKLTAEALEEIEEAWLREHYPFRQMMEEGIYPLMDDDEADEFFDYIYTYFEAIREFYQQASASASCVVFYIS
- a CDS encoding type II CAAX endopeptidase family protein — its product is MSELSTRQHNKWLIQIGLGLVPFLVLGAALIAIFRWGEIIPYIQSLFVPSGMSFLEVTLLGLFVGTIVVLISVGLIITTKTVLPQSEGTEIIRNIMRTPSGIAVSSLGGGIVEEFFFRGVLIGLFTGYGSFLDGVVIVISTFLFWVIHIPQYKGVHLAYALVFINGLIFALLFYFTDSLISSIIAHAIYNLGIGIYFMKLTK